The Vicia villosa cultivar HV-30 ecotype Madison, WI linkage group LG1, Vvil1.0, whole genome shotgun sequence genome includes a region encoding these proteins:
- the LOC131594850 gene encoding uncharacterized protein LOC131594850 codes for MEELTKEGFEYVDSAITRIVNRILKENHQVPGISIPLQTIMVDPLNNTSKAEAVYTVDSDLEINKDEQGITKNTNVTKDVNDIDNNEHPKANIETDTNVVDLDEYSEDELLTSLNSSEKSTSAGPVKRKVVTKSKGVGPSKSWSRVIPKKRKERESVEPESDVEANVPDIPSRKKPTTSKLAAKIPEVPIDNVSFHYASSVSRWKYVLQKILAVERELAPNALENKEVLALIQEVGLLKTVCNLPKCYEKLVKEFVVNLSEDCGNSRSA; via the exons ATGgaggaacttactaaagaaggatTCGAGTATGTCGATAGTGCAATTACCAGGATTGTTAATCGTATTCTGAAGGAGAATCATCAAGTCCCTGGAATATCTATTCCTCTTCAAACCATAATGGTTGATCCCCTCAATAACACCAGTAAGGCTGAGGCTGTTTACACCGTGGATAGTGACCTAGAAATCAACAAGGATGAACAAGGGATTACTAAGAATACCAATGTCACCAAGGATGTCAATGACATTGACAATAATGAGCACCCTAAGGCCAATATTGAAACTGATACTAATGTGGTAGACTTAGATGAGTACTCTGAAGACGAATTACTTACTTCCTTGAATTCGAGT GAAAAGAGTACTTCTGCAGGTCCTGTCAAGAGAAAAGTTGTTACCAAGAGTAAAGGGGTTGGTCCTTCAAAATCTTGGAGCAGAGTaattccaaagaaaagaaaagagcggGAAAGTGTTGAACCTGAATCTGATGTTGAAGCAAATGTCCCTGACATTCCATCAAGGAAGAAGCCTACAACCAGTAAGCTTGCTGCTAAAATCCCTGAAGTTCCCATTGATAATGTGTCTTTCCACTATGCCTCTAGTGTCAGCAGATGGAAATATGTTCTCCAAAAGATATTAGCTGTTGAAAGGGAATTGGCTCCAAATGCTCTTGAAAACAAGGAGGTCTTAGCGCTGATTCAAGAAGTTGGACTGCTAAAAACTGTGTGCAATCTTCCCAAATGTTATGAGAAGCTGGTCAAAGAATTTGTCGTAAACCTATCTGAAGATTGTGGAAATAGCAGAAGTGCATAA